A region of the Deinococcus psychrotolerans genome:
CGAAGCGTGGCGGCCCGACTCCAGCAGTCTGCTTTATGTATTACTGGACGCGCTGGTCGATGAGTACGCCCCGTTTGCCGAAGAACTGGAAGCCGAACTCAGCAGGATTCGTCAGCGGCTGATTGATCCCACCCACTCGAACGAGCAGGAACTCAAAAAGATCTTCGAGATCAGTGAACTGGTGCATACGGCCCACGCCGTCATCTTCCCCCTCAAAGACGTGTTGGGCACTTTGCTGCGGATTGGCCCCCCGGTGGTCAGTCCGAAGGAGGTGCCCTATTTCCGGGATATCCGGGATCACGCTCAGCACACGGTGGAGCGCTTGGAACTCGCCGGCAACATGGCTGACCGGGCCTTCGACATCTACCACGCCCTCGAAAACCGGCGGCAGGGAGCGAGTTCCAGACAGCTCACCATGGTCGCTACCATCTTTTTACCGTTGACGCTGGTCACTGGTTTCTTCGGGCAAAACTTCGGCTTTCTGGTTAATCACGTGATCGCCAGCACCCCGGCCTTCTGGATTCTCTGCGTAGGTTTTGAAACGCTAGTCGCGGCGGTGACTATCGTGTTCGTTCAGCGGATCGGGTCGGACAGCAAGGCGGCGAACGTCAACCGCCGCCTGAGTAAGCGTGCATCAATCGAGTCTCACCGCAGCGAGGATTGAGCAGTGAGTGGAGGTTGATATTGGCTAAACCGCCAGAGCTGCCCTTAACAAAGAGGCACGAATTGACGGTGGTCTGAGGAGTAAGAGCGTCACCGTTTTCCGCTGAGTGTGCCCGGCTATGTCCTCCCACTCGCCTAACAGAGGCCAAAACACAGCTTTGAAATAAACTCGACTTCTCACCAACTCTTCCCTGGCCAACTGGCCCGATTTTCCTACCAAAGGGCCAGTACAGTTGGCGTTCATGGCGGCTCAGACTGTTCATATGGCCCTATTCCCCTCGTTGATGATCCTCAGATTGATGACGCTCACGGCGCTGTTTGGCTCAGTCCGTGACAGCGGTGTTTGGCTCTTTACCCTGTTCATCTCGGTCGCCCTGCTGGACGCCGCAGCGGTACGGAAGGTTCTGGCTTTCCGGGCCACCACCCGGCGGGCGAAGTCAATCCGCGTTACCGTTTTGCGCGTCCAGAAACGCGGTTGGTGAGGCGCACATTTACAAATGGAGTGCGGCTCAGCAGTGGGGCTGCTTGGCACTCAGCTCGGGTGCGGGCCTCCTGTTCAAAGCCGTCGGCAGCTTCATCTGGCCGACTGAGAGCAGCGCTTGGTTTCTTCTGACCGCGTCGCTGGGCTGCATTGCTGCCGCGCTGTACCTGCACCGCCGCTGAAGGGTTGATTGCGGCGGCG
Encoded here:
- a CDS encoding magnesium transporter CorA family protein, which codes for MADPTTQPLTQPPISAAVHTYILGSAGAAAILWQAALISPPPEHGFLWFDVTDPAPQDLERLQHQYHLHPLAIEDALHAHQRAKVESYQGFEFVVAHGVFRSPNGTLKTHELNLFIGERFLISVRHGSGLPLQDILNRWERVPEAWRPDSSSLLYVLLDALVDEYAPFAEELEAELSRIRQRLIDPTHSNEQELKKIFEISELVHTAHAVIFPLKDVLGTLLRIGPPVVSPKEVPYFRDIRDHAQHTVERLELAGNMADRAFDIYHALENRRQGASSRQLTMVATIFLPLTLVTGFFGQNFGFLVNHVIASTPAFWILCVGFETLVAAVTIVFVQRIGSDSKAANVNRRLSKRASIESHRSED